The Rhizobium viscosum genomic sequence ATCCGCAGAATGCGGTCTGGTTCAGTCTTCTGATGCTTGCGCTGTTCTTCTCGGGCGACGTCGAGGGCGCGCTTGACACGGGGCGTGTGGCGCTAAAAGCGCGGCCTGACTGGCCGGCGCTGCTCCGCATCCAGGCGTGCTGCCATGCGGCCCTGGGACATAGCCAGGAGGCTCGCCGTTTCCGCGCCGCTGCAGGCGATCTCCCGGAGCCTGCCGGCGATGCGCTTGGTCCGTTCAGAGATGGCAACAGGGAATGGGCGACCCGCCTCGAGGGCCTGCTGCGAGAGGCAGAAGATCAAACGACCGATTCCGGCCGTAACGCAATCTTTCCCGAAGCCCAGGCAAATGACCGCTTTCCACCCTGATCCGTTATCGTTCCACACGAAGTGTAGGTCTCCTATTGGCGCAAGGCGGCTAAGGCTTTCGCCGCCTATCGGCCTTGATCAGACGTTCACCCGCCAGCCGATACCGCCAGGAACACCGCCTTCTGTGCCGCGAAGGCGCGCCGATAGGCGGTGCGGGCTTCGCCGCGCTCCACATAGGCTGAGAGGTTCGGATAATCCCGGAGGATTTCCGAGCCCTTCAATCTCAGGAGCACCGAGATCATCTGCAGGTCGCCGGCGCTGAAATTGCCGTCCAGCCATTCGGCATCGCCGAGGCGGGCGGAGAGTTCGCCGAGGCGCTTGCGGATGCGTCTTTCGACATGGGCCAGGTGTTCCTCGTACCAGCTCTCCTTGCCCTCTTCGAATCTCGCGGTCTCGCGGTCGACGATGACGGGTTCCATCGTGGAGACGGCGGCGAAGATCCAGGCGATGGCGCGGGCGCGGGCATTCTTGT encodes the following:
- a CDS encoding glutathione S-transferase family protein, which encodes MTITITAFERSPDRGRGLARDMRVRWALEEAAQPYDVRLLSFKAMKEPAHLALQPFGQIPTYEEGDLALFESGAIILHIAEHHPGLLPDDKNARARAIAWIFAAVSTMEPVIVDRETARFEEGKESWYEEHLAHVERRIRKRLGELSARLGDAEWLDGNFSAGDLQMISVLLRLKGSEILRDYPNLSAYVERGEARTAYRRAFAAQKAVFLAVSAGG